A stretch of the Schistocerca serialis cubense isolate TAMUIC-IGC-003099 chromosome 2, iqSchSeri2.2, whole genome shotgun sequence genome encodes the following:
- the LOC126455527 gene encoding ubiquinone biosynthesis O-methyltransferase, mitochondrial produces the protein MFKRSVCLARCIYLPRVYMCTNPSTVSDNEMRKFKELANQWWDANGPLKPLHSFNSVRVPFIVNGLMAVNRSLKIESSLILKDLKILDVGCGAGILSEQIARMGAMTTAVDPCSDIIAAAQSHLELDENLKTLTYLCSTIEEIAEKEPEYYDAVIASEVTEHATDYKAFVSQCCKVLKPGGSIFITTINRTLASRVFAVWAAEYIFGIVPKGTHEWEKFITPTELERSLEDNGCVVKSTQGAVYNTLNNSWYSCPSQSINYFIHAVKQRSW, from the coding sequence ATGTTTAAAAGGAGCGTGTGTTTGGCTAGATGTATTTATTTACCTCGTGTATACATGTGTACAAACCCTTCAACAGTTAGTGATAATGaaatgaggaaatttaaagaactggCAAACCAATGGTGGGATGCAAATGGTCCTTTGAAACCTCTCCATTCATTCAATTCAGTAAGAGTGCCATTTATTGTGAACGGTTTGATGGCAGTTAACCGCAGTTTGAAAATTGAAAGCAGTCTAATCTTAAAAGATCTGAAGATACTAGATGTAGGCTGCGGTGCTGGTATTTTGTCTGAACAAATAGCACGAATGGGTGCGATGACGACAGCTGTCGATCCTTGCAGTGATATTATAGCGGCAGCGCAATCCCATTTAGAATTAGACGAAAACCTTAAGACTCTTACATACCTGTGCTCTACTATCGAAGAAATCGCAGAGAAAGAGCCAGAGTATTACGATGCTGTTATCGCTTCTGAGGTGACAGAACATGCAACAGACTATAAGGCGTTTGTATCACAATGTTGTAAAGTGCTCAAGCCTGGTGGATCCATTTTCATCACGACAATAAATCGTACTCTTGCGTCTCGAGTATTTGCAGTCTGGGCAGCGGAATATATTTTTGGAATCGTGCCCAAAGGAACACATGAATGGGAGAAATTTATTACACCAACAGAACTTGAAAGGAGTCTGGAAGACAACGGATGTGTTGTAAAAAGTACACAAGGTGCTGTATACAACACCTTAAATAATTCTTGGTATTCTTGTCCAAGTCAAAGCATTAATTACTTTATTCATGCTGTAAAACAAAGATCATGGTAA